Proteins from a genomic interval of Luteibacter pinisoli:
- a CDS encoding tetratricopeptide repeat protein has translation MRAFDTLRARLAAQPGDASRAVALAHAYIDYGRSTGDARYLGRAMAVLEPFMRTPAPPVPVSLAHATILQSRHDFLGARTELEATLRHDPDSAQGWLTLASVAMVQGDYATANHACVQLANAGGSFMGMACTSSLRSLDGHAKQAYALLGLIQDPGPDAPPDIHAWIEGLMADTALRMGQPDIADAHFRNALRWTPGDNFLLADYGESLLDQGRAADALALVIGDTQSDTSFLVRVRAEVALGDARAPADMRAMDGRFAAMEQRGDHLFLREQAAYLLHVHHDAAAALRLATLNWKTQRSPKDARIFLEAAIAAGQPQAATPVVEFARSSGMTDPSVDPLVAAVHP, from the coding sequence GTGCGCGCGTTCGATACGCTGCGAGCACGCCTGGCAGCCCAGCCCGGCGATGCCTCGCGCGCCGTCGCCCTGGCGCATGCCTACATCGACTACGGACGCAGCACGGGTGATGCGCGCTACCTCGGCCGGGCCATGGCGGTGCTTGAACCCTTCATGCGCACGCCCGCGCCCCCGGTTCCGGTCTCCCTTGCCCACGCCACCATCCTGCAAAGCCGGCACGATTTCCTGGGTGCGCGCACGGAGCTCGAAGCGACCCTTCGCCACGACCCGGACAGCGCGCAGGGCTGGCTTACCCTGGCCAGCGTCGCCATGGTCCAGGGCGACTACGCGACGGCTAACCACGCCTGCGTGCAACTGGCGAATGCTGGCGGCAGTTTCATGGGCATGGCGTGCACGTCATCCCTGCGGTCGCTCGACGGGCATGCAAAGCAGGCGTATGCCTTGCTCGGCCTGATCCAGGACCCTGGCCCCGATGCACCGCCCGACATCCACGCGTGGATCGAAGGCCTGATGGCCGACACGGCGCTGCGCATGGGCCAGCCCGACATCGCCGACGCGCATTTCCGCAACGCGCTTCGCTGGACACCGGGTGACAACTTCCTGCTCGCTGACTACGGCGAGTCCCTGCTTGACCAGGGCCGCGCGGCGGATGCGCTCGCGCTCGTCATCGGCGATACCCAGTCCGACACGTCCTTTCTCGTGCGCGTACGCGCGGAAGTCGCGCTGGGCGATGCGCGGGCTCCCGCGGACATGCGCGCCATGGACGGCCGTTTTGCGGCGATGGAGCAACGCGGCGATCACCTGTTCCTGCGCGAGCAGGCCGCCTATCTGCTGCACGTCCACCACGATGCGGCAGCCGCCCTCCGCCTGGCGACGCTCAACTGGAAGACGCAGCGCTCACCCAAGGATGCGCGCATCTTCCTTGAGGCGGCGATAGCCGCCGGGCAGCCGCAGGCCGCCACGCCCGTGGTCGAGTTCGCACGGAGCAGCGGCATGACGGATCCCTCGGTCGACCCGCTCGTCGCCGCGGTACACCCATGA
- a CDS encoding FkbM family methyltransferase, translated as MTRTKTSPLLTTRYGLCAPSPSDAPAARALQFYGEWAEQETDLLSGLVTDGHHVVEIGGDFGAHTLWLARAVGDTGAVHVIEPRRLPFQQLCANVALNQLPNVFTHHAWLGDADGMHELDGEAVRKATLDGLALPALHLLKINLAHALPDALAGAARTLRDHRPVLYARLSGLEAAEHEVDAIKALGYRAWSHTPPLFNPENHAGAVRNIFPGIVTCNVIAAHGESGIEFETGIEL; from the coding sequence ATGACCCGCACCAAGACCTCCCCGCTGCTCACCACCCGTTACGGCCTGTGCGCACCCTCGCCCAGTGACGCACCCGCCGCGCGCGCCCTGCAGTTCTACGGCGAATGGGCCGAACAGGAAACCGACCTGCTCAGTGGCCTCGTCACCGATGGCCACCACGTCGTCGAGATCGGCGGTGATTTCGGCGCGCACACCTTGTGGCTTGCACGCGCCGTCGGCGACACCGGCGCGGTGCATGTCATCGAGCCACGACGCCTGCCGTTCCAGCAGCTCTGCGCAAACGTGGCGCTGAACCAGCTGCCCAATGTCTTCACGCATCATGCGTGGCTGGGCGACGCGGATGGCATGCACGAGCTCGACGGCGAAGCGGTACGCAAGGCCACGCTTGACGGCCTTGCGCTGCCGGCCCTGCACCTGCTCAAGATAAACCTCGCCCACGCCTTGCCCGATGCACTCGCCGGAGCGGCACGGACACTGCGCGACCATCGGCCCGTGCTGTATGCGCGGCTGAGCGGGCTTGAAGCAGCGGAACACGAGGTGGACGCCATCAAGGCCCTCGGCTACCGGGCGTGGTCGCATACGCCGCCGCTGTTCAACCCAGAGAACCACGCAGGCGCCGTGCGCAACATCTTCCCGGGCATCGTCACCTGCAACGTCATCGCCGCCCATGGCGAGAGCGGTATCGAGTTCGAAACCGGCATCGAACTTTAG
- a CDS encoding HupE/UreJ family protein, giving the protein MRAWQRVALALIAVLVAPLASAHKESDAYLTLRTDSSDAHRMRGQWDIALRDLDYAIGIDGNHDGAITWGEVKARRAAIETYALSHLVVKGDGLTCALAPTGQAIDEHTDGAYAVVLFDAVCDKNIPSRMTVVYTLMYDIDPYHRGIVTLHAGGHTAGAALGPSHPEASLDLREPDRWGEFTSFLVDGIWHIWTGIDHILFLLSLLFPAVLLRRGGWQPVERFWAACLDVVKIVTAFSVSHSITLTLAVLGLVHVPSRLVESGIALSVLIAALNNIFPLVHRRIWLVAFAFGLIHGLGFASALTGLQLPPGAMAASLGGFSVGVEIGQEAIVLAFLPVAFLVRRTAFYRIGVLRWGSWAIVVIATGWLIERAFDVAIPGFDLLLPN; this is encoded by the coding sequence ATGAGGGCCTGGCAACGCGTCGCGCTTGCGCTCATCGCCGTCCTCGTGGCACCGCTTGCATCGGCGCACAAGGAAAGCGATGCGTACCTCACCCTGCGCACCGATAGCTCCGACGCCCATCGCATGCGGGGCCAGTGGGACATCGCCCTACGCGACCTCGACTACGCCATCGGTATCGACGGCAACCACGATGGGGCGATCACATGGGGTGAGGTCAAGGCGCGGCGCGCGGCGATCGAGACGTACGCGCTCAGCCACCTTGTCGTCAAAGGGGACGGCCTCACCTGCGCCCTGGCGCCCACCGGCCAGGCGATCGACGAACACACCGATGGTGCCTATGCCGTGGTCCTCTTCGATGCCGTCTGCGACAAGAACATCCCCAGCCGCATGACGGTGGTCTACACCCTGATGTATGACATCGACCCCTACCACCGCGGCATCGTGACGCTCCATGCCGGCGGACACACGGCAGGCGCCGCGCTCGGCCCGTCGCACCCTGAAGCCAGCCTCGACCTGCGTGAACCGGACCGCTGGGGCGAGTTCACCAGCTTTCTTGTCGACGGTATCTGGCACATCTGGACCGGGATCGATCACATCCTGTTCCTGCTCTCGCTGCTGTTTCCCGCCGTGCTGCTGCGCCGAGGGGGCTGGCAACCCGTGGAGCGTTTCTGGGCGGCCTGCCTCGACGTCGTGAAGATCGTGACGGCATTCAGCGTGTCGCACTCCATCACGCTCACGCTGGCCGTCCTCGGCCTGGTCCATGTGCCCTCGCGACTGGTGGAATCCGGTATCGCCCTGTCCGTGCTGATCGCGGCGCTGAATAACATTTTTCCCCTGGTCCACCGCCGGATCTGGCTCGTCGCGTTTGCCTTCGGCCTGATCCATGGCCTCGGGTTCGCCAGCGCGCTTACCGGCCTGCAACTCCCACCCGGGGCGATGGCGGCGTCGCTGGGCGGCTTCAGCGTGGGCGTGGAGATAGGCCAGGAAGCGATCGTGCTGGCGTTCCTTCCCGTGGCATTTCTCGTCCGTCGCACCGCGTTTTATCGTATCGGTGTCCTGCGCTGGGGCTCGTGGGCCATCGTCGTCATCGCCACGGGCTGGCTTATCGAGCGCGCCTTCGACGTGGCGATTCCCGGCTTTGACCTGCTTCTGCCGAACTGA
- a CDS encoding DUF4331 domain-containing protein gives MTLTCIAVAMALIPGLAAASSHREAPFIATQPQVDASDFYMFMSYEANRAGYVTLIANYDPLQDAYSGPNFHFLDENAVYDFHIDSSGKARSDLTFRFHFNNHDKNLTVPAGGVNQSQPLLNIGPVTATDQSNLNRLETYSVEVMKGDNALWRGQPLTNATSGSSVFTKPVDNIGNKSIANYEAYASNYVYTVKIPGCPAPGRVFAGQRKDGFVADLGAIFDLVNLNPLGPRDGTPNALTHKNVTTLALEVPASCLGATARQPILGGWTTASQPRYRVLNNNDVPFSFADFVQVSRLGSPLVNELVIGLKDKDRFNGSVPARDKQFLSYVTNPTVPVLLNALFGVAVPHSPRNDLVSVFLTGVAGLNQPANVVPAEELRLNTSIVATPPAGQNDLGVLGNDLAGFPNGRRPVDDVVDIALRAEEGALCSTAIGACGDQTADPNNGAPFTDGARAAGPTTATSQVTGSVSAADTYLDHFPYLNTPVPGSVNAAMAAQ, from the coding sequence ATGACCTTGACCTGCATCGCCGTGGCGATGGCCCTGATACCAGGGTTAGCTGCCGCATCCAGCCATCGCGAAGCCCCCTTCATCGCCACGCAGCCCCAGGTGGATGCCAGCGATTTCTATATGTTCATGAGCTACGAGGCGAACCGTGCCGGTTACGTCACGCTCATCGCCAACTACGATCCCCTGCAGGATGCGTACAGCGGGCCCAACTTCCACTTCCTCGACGAAAACGCCGTCTACGACTTCCACATCGACAGCAGTGGCAAGGCACGATCGGACCTTACGTTTCGCTTCCACTTCAACAACCACGACAAGAACCTGACCGTACCGGCCGGTGGCGTGAACCAATCGCAGCCGCTGCTGAATATCGGGCCGGTGACGGCGACGGACCAAAGCAACCTCAACCGCCTTGAGACCTACTCGGTTGAAGTGATGAAGGGCGATAACGCGCTCTGGCGCGGCCAGCCGCTTACCAACGCCACGAGCGGCTCAAGCGTCTTCACCAAACCCGTCGACAATATCGGCAACAAGTCGATTGCCAACTACGAGGCCTACGCGAGCAACTACGTCTACACCGTGAAAATCCCTGGCTGCCCCGCGCCGGGCCGCGTTTTCGCCGGCCAGCGCAAGGACGGCTTCGTCGCTGACCTCGGCGCGATTTTCGATCTCGTGAACCTGAATCCGCTGGGTCCGCGCGACGGCACGCCCAACGCGCTTACCCACAAGAACGTCACCACCCTTGCCCTGGAAGTGCCCGCATCCTGCCTCGGGGCGACGGCGCGGCAACCGATCCTTGGCGGCTGGACGACCGCGAGCCAGCCTCGTTACCGCGTGCTCAACAATAATGACGTGCCCTTCAGCTTCGCCGACTTCGTCCAGGTGTCGCGCCTTGGCTCACCGCTGGTCAACGAGCTGGTCATCGGATTGAAGGACAAGGACCGCTTCAATGGAAGCGTGCCCGCACGGGATAAACAGTTCCTCAGTTACGTGACCAACCCGACCGTCCCGGTGCTGCTCAACGCGCTTTTCGGCGTTGCCGTGCCGCACAGTCCACGCAACGACCTGGTCAGCGTGTTCCTCACGGGTGTGGCGGGCCTGAACCAGCCAGCCAACGTCGTGCCCGCGGAAGAGCTGCGCCTGAACACGTCGATCGTCGCGACGCCGCCCGCCGGGCAGAACGACCTGGGCGTGCTCGGTAACGATCTGGCCGGCTTCCCCAATGGCCGCCGCCCGGTGGACGACGTGGTGGATATCGCCCTGCGCGCTGAGGAAGGGGCCCTGTGCAGTACCGCCATCGGTGCGTGCGGCGACCAGACGGCCGATCCCAATAACGGCGCGCCATTCACCGATGGGGCGCGAGCCGCGGGCCCGACCACTGCCACCTCTCAGGTCACGGGCAGCGTCTCCGCGGCCGATACGTACCTGGATCACTTCCCGTACCTCAACACGCCGGTGCCGGGGTCGGTGAACGCCGCGATGGCCGCCCAGTAG